The segment ATATTCCTCCGGAGCCGCTTCAAAAGCCAGGTGTAATTGCCCATATCCGTAATGAGGAGGTAAATGTGTGTCTGTTTTTGTCTTCTCCGAAATAAAACATAATAACACTGACGTTCCGGCTCTGAAAAATACATGCCGTCCTTCTACTTTACTAATAATGGGAAACCCAAGCAGGTCATGATAGAAATGCTTTGTACGGTCTAAATCTGTTACATATAAACACGTCTCTTTGATCTGGATAATATTCATTGTATAGCTTTCTTTATTAATTACTGCTGAGAAATATAGAGCTTAGACAGATTCCAGAAAAATCTATACCCTTACCATTCTTAAGTGTTAGTATCAGATCGGGAATCATAGTAGACTATAAACGGGAGTATATACTTGCTTTTTCCTGAAACTTTTGCAAAAAATGAGTATCTAGTGTTTCTTTTTGTCAGATATCTGTACCATAACAGATTATGTACCTCATGCAACTAGATTGGTATATGCTATCTTGTCCTAATTTGAATTCAGTAAAGTTTGTCAGTAGCCGATTAGTATCTATACTGCGTTGTTAGTGAGTTGATTCCGGTACTCGGAAATATTAATACCCCGATAACTTTTGAAGAATTTATGGATATGGCTCATGTCTGTAAATCCCAGCTCATCACTAATCTCTTTGATAGAAAAGGAGGAATAGCGGAGTCGATTTTCAATCAGATGCAGCTTGTATTCATTTACATAGTCCCGAAGTGTACGACCAGTCTGTTCTTTAAAGAAAATACCCAGGTAGTGTCTGGAATAGCCGAATTGTTCTGCCAGATGTTTTATCTGTGTGTGATCAATAGAGTAAATA is part of the Xanthocytophaga agilis genome and harbors:
- a CDS encoding VOC family protein, which gives rise to MNIIQIKETCLYVTDLDRTKHFYHDLLGFPIISKVEGRHVFFRAGTSVLLCFISEKTKTDTHLPPHYGYGQLHLAFEAAPEEYEACKTKVLNVGIEIIHEETWSNGQTSFYFRDFDGHLLEIVPVGIWK